Genomic segment of Thamnophis elegans isolate rThaEle1 chromosome 17, rThaEle1.pri, whole genome shotgun sequence:
GTGGTAAGGATTGGGGGTGGGTTTGTCTTTGAACccattgaacaaaataaaataaatgattcactattgttaattttaatcggattttaaatgttattgctaattttaattgggttttttggatattctaatttttaaaaaacttttgtaatatgtgtcttAATAAAtgttgagtccttgggagaagggcagcatttaaatccaacaaacaaaaaataaacaaacccatTAAAATGAAACCTACAGGAACTTTATTGTGTAGCTAACCTACAAACAAGacaattgtattgtgttgtgtaaAGCAAGCTGAATCATTTCTCCGCAGGTCACCCACCGCACACCTCCGATTTGGTGAGGTGCTGATTAGCCTCCCGCCTGCCCTGATCAGCTTAACGTTGGAAGCAAGAAAGGGAAACTCAAGAACTAAGTTAGTTTGAAGATTGAAAATTTCTGGGTCGTTTTTTGGGGGgtagggtggggggagaaagacaAGAAGAAGGGACAAAGGCAGAAAAATGTGTGGAAGGACAGAgaggaatatttttcttttcggCAGACACTAGTGGTATTTCAAACTCAAAACACGGATCGAGAAACAGAGAACTCGGATACACCAGCTAAGAACTCCCTGGACGTCATTCCCAGGCGTATAAGATGCGGATATAAAGTTTGAAGAGGGGAGAGGAATACCCTcgtcgccccccccccaaaaaaaaacttggcaaggaaagaAGGCGGCTCTTCCCTTAAGATTTCCACCAATGTCCACGCGACATTCGCCACGCCGATCAAAAGATGGTATAACCGTACACCCCGGTTCTTAGGATGGCTCGGTTCTTTGACGCCGTCTCCCTGCCtgcatctgcaagaaaaggacCGGATTATCACTCCACAAGGCAGACATAATACCTGTAAGAGCAGGGAAGTCTGCTAGGGAGAAAAAGGcgtgggagtgtgtgtgtgtgtgggggttgcAGTTCGCCCCCGCTGGCCGTTTTAGGGCCCCAGAAGTCTGCAGGGAGGCCGGCAAGGCCGAAAACGGGACAGGGAGGTATAGTCCCCCCACTGGCCCATTTTAAATactaggaggctgcagggaggccacaAGGCCCAAAACGGGACAGGGAGGTATAGTTCCCCCACTGACCCATTTTAAATACTAGGAGGGTGCAGGGAGGCCACAAGGCTCAAAACGGGACAAGGAGGTGTAGTCCCCCCGTTGGCCCATTTTTGATACCAGGAGGCTGGCAAGGCCCAAAACGGGACAGGGAGGTATAGTCCCCCCATTGGCCCATTTTAAATactaggaggctgcagggaggccgcAAGGCCGAAAATGGGACGGGGAGGTGTAGTCCCCCCACTGGCCCATTTTTAATactaggaggctgcagggaggccgcAAAGCCCAGAACGGGACAGGGAGGTATAGTCCCTCCACTGGCCCATTTTTGATACCAGGAGGCTGGCAAGCCCAAAACGGGACAGGGAGGTATAGTCCCCCACTGACCCATTTTAAATactaggaggctgcagggaggctacAAGGCCCAAAACAGGACAGGGAGGTATAGTCCCCCACTGGCCCATTTTTGATACCTGGAGTGGGTGCTCCCTTGGAGGTTCATATGGACCTTGGTGCCTACGTTCTCTGCTCGGATCAGGACGTGATGGCTGGAGATGCTGGTTTGGACCAGTCGGAGGGCTCCGTGGCCTGCTTGGATCTCTTCCCGGTTGACGTTGGTTCGTCATTCCTCTTCTGTCCACTGACCATCTGCCATCCGGGTCTCTATCTGGGTTCTCCAGCTGAGCATACTGGCGTCCGTAGCGATCGCGAATCGGTTCATTTCCTTGAATCTGCTGGTTGCGGTCGGTGGCATCGGCCACTGGAGGACCTCTGATGGGACTCGGTCTCCGGTAGTTGAATTGCTCCTGCCCGGTTTCTGAGTAGGCACGAGGAGCCATTGTAACATCTTGTTGTCCGGACGTGCCCCGGGAACAATGGAGACGCACGACACCATCTTTCTTAACAATTGTGAGACGAGGTCGAGAGGCACCGTTCGGTCCGACCGGATCCGGTTCGCCAGAGCGCCGATGCTGACCTGGGACAGGCAAACTATGCATGTCGTCTCTATAGATGCGGCTAGGTGGAGCATCCTGCTGGTAGGAGGCAAGTGACTCTTGTCGTTGTTGACGGTGAATCCCCGATTCCCTAAAGGACCCTGAAGGACCCGGATCATCATGAGTAGATCCACTCCGGCGTGGAGGTGAGAGGCGGATTCGATCGACATGTCGTCCAGATACCGTTGGACGCGAATAGGGATAGTCCTGAGGAGAGCTGAGAGTGTCACTAGTATCTTTGTGAGGGCTCTGGACTGGCAATGCTGCTTCGCGTTGCATATCCATAGAAATCGTTGGCGAGTCGCCAACATAGGAATGTGTAGGTATGCTTCGGTGAGATTTATTTACGTCAGGATGTTGCCCACCCGGATCCCCTTCAGTATGGACTGGATTTTGAATCTCTTGTACACCAGACGCTTGTTGTTTCTTTTTAGGTGGACAATAGCTCTCCACCTCCTCGAAGCCTTGGGGACTCCAATCCCCAGTCGCTGCTGGTTCTCTGAAGGGTTGGAACTGGAAGGGTTGCCTCGGCAGACCTCTGGAGGAGCGAGGGAAGAACCGACTTCCATTGCCCCTTCCATTGCCCCGGATTGGCTGTTTGGATTGGAACTGCTGCCCGCTCCAGTATCCATATTCGGCCCAATCAAATTGGTTATCAGGTCGCTGGTGGTTATCAGGTCGCTGGAAGTATGCCCTATGCGCTTGTGAGGAGTTGTgtgctttcctccctcctctcaaGGAAGCCGTCTGAAAATTTCGCTTATTAGGGTTTTTCGCTCTAGAGGCTCGGGCTTTCTTTAGGTCTTTGATCCCCGCGAGAAAAGCCTCTAAGGCCTCTCCGAATAGCTTGTCTCCTTTGAAGGGGGAAGAGGCCAACTTCCACTTGTACTTAGCTTCTGACGGCAAGTAACGGAGCCACACCATCCGtcgggctgtcacagagaagccGATGGCCCTGGACGCAAACTTGACCGCATTTAGGGTGGCATCGGCAGAGTATTCTGCCGCCGCTATCAGGTTGTTGATGTCCTCGTGAGTCTGGAGGTCGGTGGCGGGGATTCTGGCTTGCATCTGTTTGAGCCAGAGCAAGGACGTTCTATTGAAGAAGGAAGCAGCCATCGCTGAcctaatcccccagccagcaatgctatGCCCTCTGGAGAGCATCTGTTCCACTCTCTTGTCTTCTGGCCCCAATCCCGTCACGTCACGGCTTATAGGCTCATCAACGGTTGGCATTTCTAATGCCGCTACGAAGTCCGAGGCCACATTGTAGAGCTGTTTGTCGTATCCGCAAGGGGATTTACTCGTTCCTGGTTGGATCCATTGTCGCTGGACGACATCCAGGAAAAACTTCGGGCAGGGGATCTCCTCCTTCTCTGTGTTGGGTTGTGAGAACAACAAATTATTGGGGTTAGATGAGGCCGGATTTAAATCAGCTGGATCTCCTCCTATCCCAGCGGCGGCCTTGGCTTTCTGGAGAAGCGTCTTAAACAAGGCAGGGGTGAAGAGACCTACGAAGCCATTGCCATATCGAGTTTCTCCTTTGTCCTCAGACTGTGGCAAGtcttggctgagggattctgggatgttcatggaaggaggaggaggagcctgtCCCTGGGGTAAGGCGTTGTCGGAGGCTGCAGAGGAAGCCGGGAGCTGTTGTTGGATCCCTGCGGCAATGCCCTGAGCGATGGCCTCTGAGATCATCCGTCTCATCTGCGGGGTCATTTCCGGCTTCTGGGCCTTCTTTCCGGCCGCTGCAGGAGGGACGGCAGCCTCCGGGGTGGAAGGCTTTGCCCTCTTAGCAGCCGGCTCTTCCGAAGGACTTTCCGGCGGGAGCGGAGTCGAAGCAGGAGGAAGGGACGAAGGCTGAGCGGGCTCCATCACTGGCAGCTGCGGCTGAGAAAGTTCCTCTCTGGCGCCATCTGGTGGACAAGACGGGCTAGGCGTCTCACCTGCCTCCGTTACAGGTTGCAACGGCTGGGAAGCGCTGCAAGCGGCAGCTCCGTCCACAAGGGGGCGCTCCTGCTCCTTTCCCCCTGCGGCGTCTACTGGGTCTACAGCCTTGGGGGGAATTTGGGCGGCCTTCTTAGCGAGCGGCGCCTTGGCCCGGGTCCTGGGCGAGGCTCTGGTTGGGGCCGGCTTGGGCTTGGAGGGGGATCCCTTGGCCACGCCAGGCTTGGGGGCGGCCACATCCAGCTTTTCCCCATTCACCGGCTCTTCGGGAGGCTCCATGGCCGGGAGGGGCTGTCCtggataaagggggggggggtgtctctctaGGTCTCCTCCGGGAATCCGAGTctgaaggagggaaaggagagtcGGCCGAGCGGAAGCCGTCGATTCGTTGGTCCTTTCCTTCcgttccccccctctcctccgaAATGGTGGCGCCCTCTCTGCGCGCAGCAGCTTCCGGCCCGTTTCCAATTGGCGCGAGGGGAGGCGGAAGCGCTGCGGATGGGACGTTGGGGACCGGGCGAGACCATCCggacggacgggcgggggggTGATGGTGGTGGCCGCGGGGAAAGTTGCAGAAATGTCCGAAGCGGGTGCCCGTTTTCAGCGGAAATCGGGCAAAGGTTTCGTGGCcgaagaaatgcaaaataaattaaaataaataacgataataatgatgataataataataataataatgaatttttaaaaaggaaggggtCCATGTGCAGGAAATATGGGGCGGGGGATTCCATttagggaggaagggggagagtcGTTTGCATGATGGGCGGGGTGGGTGGTCTGCATACCAAgcgcccccctccctccacttGCCTCTGCAAGGCTGGCACTGATTGGGCAATGCCCCCTCCCCTGTCCAGGGCTTGGAAatgccgcacacacacacaccccagccttTGCACGCGTGTTTGCAAGGCGTGCAGACGTGCTTCCGATACGTGATCCCCCCAAAGCATGAATGAAGCAGGGGTGCAGGATGGACGGGGTGggtgacagtgaggacaattaaccagcggaactgcCTGCCTGGAGAAGTTGTGCCTGCTGCTTCCAaccctggaagcttttaagaagggattggagagCCCTTTGCCCTGAAAGGCtcacagggtctcctgcctgatcagggggttgggctagatgacctccaaggtgccttctattcttttattctgctattcttttttttgttccttccttcgtttcccccctcactccctctttctattccttccttccttctccatccctggaggttcttttttttttaaaggttagggTCCCCtgcctgatcagggggttggactagatgacctccaaggtgcctgctattcttttattctgctattcttttttttcttccttccttcgtttccctcctcactccctctttctattccttccttccttctccatccctggaggttcttttttttttaaaggttagggTCCCCtgcctgatcagggggttggactagatgacctccaaggtgcctgctattcttttattctgctattcttttttttcttccttccttcgtttccctcctcactccctctttctattccttccttccttctccatccctggaggttcttttttttttaaaggttagggtctcctgcctgat
This window contains:
- the LOC116519995 gene encoding uncharacterized protein LOC116519995; amino-acid sequence: MEPPEEPVNGEKLDVAAPKPGVAKGSPSKPKPAPTRASPRTRAKAPLAKKAAQIPPKAVDPVDAAGGKEQERPLVDGAAACSASQPLQPVTEAGETPSPSCPPDGAREELSQPQLPVMEPAQPSSLPPASTPLPPESPSEEPAAKRAKPSTPEAAVPPAAAGKKAQKPEMTPQMRRMISEAIAQGIAAGIQQQLPASSAASDNALPQGQAPPPPSMNIPESLSQDLPQSEDKGETRYGNGFVGLFTPALFKTLLQKAKAAAGIGGDPADLNPASSNPNNLLFSQPNTEKEEIPCPKFFLDVVQRQWIQPGTSKSPCGYDKQLYNVASDFVAALEMPTVDEPISRDVTGLGPEDKRVEQMLSRGHSIAGWGIRSAMAASFFNRTSLLWLKQMQARIPATDLQTHEDINNLIAAAEYSADATLNAVKFASRAIGFSVTARRMVWLRYLPSEAKYKWKLASSPFKGDKLFGEALEAFLAGIKDLKKARASRAKNPNKRNFQTASLRGGRKAHNSSQAHRAYFQRPDNHQRPDNQFDWAEYGYWSGQQFQSKQPIRGNGRGNGSRFFPRSSRGLPRQPFQFQPFREPAATGDWSPQGFEEVESYCPPKKKQQASGVQEIQNPVHTEGDPGGQHPDVNKSHRSIPTHSYVGDSPTISMDMQREAALPVQSPHKDTSDTLSSPQDYPYSRPTVSGRHVDRIRLSPPRRSGSTHDDPGPSGSFRESGIHRQQRQESLASYQQDAPPSRIYRDDMHSLPVPGQHRRSGEPDPVGPNGASRPRLTIVKKDGVVRLHCSRGTSGQQDVTMAPRAYSETGQEQFNYRRPSPIRGPPVADATDRNQQIQGNEPIRDRYGRQYAQLENPDRDPDGRWSVDRRGMTNQRQPGRDPSRPRSPPTGPNQHLQPSRPDPSRERRHQGPYEPPREHPLQMQAGRRRQRTEPS